In Bacillus thermozeamaize, a single window of DNA contains:
- a CDS encoding enoyl-CoA hydratase — protein sequence MSYQTIRMDRRDKGVVWIMIDNPPANAIDDQLMHDLAAAAAELGQDDAVRVVVITSAHHKTFLAGADLKGMVQNSSKYVGDEHAIARQSAKMQACFDRFAKMPKPVIAAINGHALGGGCELALACDFRIMSKGRIGLTEVSLGLIPGAGGTQRLTRLLGRAKATELIFLAKQLEPEEALQMGLINRVVPPERLEEETTAFAEQLAEGAVKAMGLAKRAIDAADGPIEEGLRMEAEAFAETFKTGEPIIGLAAFFQKKQPQFIR from the coding sequence GTGTCTTATCAGACCATCCGCATGGACAGAAGAGACAAGGGCGTTGTCTGGATCATGATTGACAACCCCCCGGCCAACGCCATTGACGATCAGCTGATGCATGATTTGGCAGCGGCGGCGGCAGAACTTGGTCAGGATGACGCTGTGCGCGTCGTTGTCATCACCTCCGCGCATCACAAAACGTTCCTGGCTGGTGCAGATTTAAAAGGAATGGTGCAAAACAGCAGCAAGTATGTCGGGGATGAACATGCCATCGCCCGGCAAAGCGCCAAAATGCAGGCTTGTTTTGACCGGTTTGCGAAAATGCCCAAACCGGTGATTGCAGCGATCAACGGACACGCGCTTGGCGGGGGATGTGAGCTTGCCTTGGCATGCGATTTTCGGATCATGTCCAAAGGACGGATCGGATTGACCGAGGTTTCGCTCGGACTGATCCCGGGAGCCGGCGGCACCCAGCGCTTGACCCGGCTGTTGGGACGAGCCAAGGCAACGGAATTGATTTTTCTGGCCAAGCAATTGGAACCGGAAGAGGCGTTGCAAATGGGGCTGATCAACCGGGTGGTCCCGCCTGAACGCCTGGAAGAGGAAACGACGGCTTTCGCCGAACAGCTGGCAGAAGGCGCCGTCAAGGCGATGGGATTGGCCAAGCGTGCCATCGATGCCGCCGATGGACCCATCGAAGAGGGGCTCCGCATGGAGGCGGAAGCGTTTGCCGAGACCTTTAAGACGGGAGAACCGATCATTGGACTCGCCGCCTTTTTCCAAAAGAAACAACCCCAATTTATCCGTTGA
- a CDS encoding ABC transporter — translation MSFFEMDQLTFGYIPSQPIIRDFSLSAEQGEIVGILGPSGSGKSTLLRLIAGLEVPASGRIRIDGRTVFDSHTFVEPERRGVGMVFQDYALFPHLTVAKNILFGLHRFPQKERQRRLEMMLDLVQLKGFEKRYPHELSGGQQQRVALARALAPQPSILLMDEPFSNLDADLKTAIREELRQILKKSATTCIFVTHDKEDVEAICDRAVSLNE, via the coding sequence ATGAGCTTTTTCGAGATGGATCAACTGACCTTCGGCTATATCCCTTCCCAACCCATCATCCGGGACTTTTCCCTTTCCGCGGAACAGGGGGAGATTGTCGGGATTCTGGGACCCAGCGGCAGCGGCAAGAGCACGCTGCTCCGCCTGATTGCCGGCCTGGAGGTTCCTGCAAGCGGCCGGATCCGGATTGACGGGAGAACGGTTTTTGATTCCCACACCTTTGTCGAACCCGAGAGGCGCGGTGTCGGTATGGTGTTTCAGGACTACGCGCTGTTTCCGCATCTGACGGTGGCGAAAAATATCCTTTTCGGCTTGCACCGGTTCCCGCAAAAGGAGCGGCAGAGGCGGCTGGAGATGATGTTGGACCTGGTTCAGTTGAAAGGGTTTGAGAAGCGGTATCCGCATGAGCTGAGTGGCGGCCAGCAGCAACGGGTCGCATTGGCGCGGGCGCTGGCCCCCCAGCCGTCGATCCTGTTGATGGACGAACCGTTCAGCAACCTGGATGCCGATCTCAAGACGGCTATCCGGGAAGAGCTGCGGCAGATCCTGAAAAAGTCGGCCACGACCTGTATTTTTGTCACGCACGACAAGGAGGATGTGGAGGCCATCTGTGACCGGGCGGTGTCGCTGAATGAATAG
- a CDS encoding short-chain dehydrogenase yields MSSWAELLKGKVAVVTGASRGLGRADALALAEAGADVVITDILIESDESIKEEAKKYGPIAQVMQSTKVVYAEKTAQEIQAMGRRSFAIKMDVTNREQVKEVMARVKEEFGRIDILVNNAGTLDHVSQIEKQNDDLWERDLRVNLTGTYNCTKAVWPYMKEQGWGRIINMASIVGTIGGFGQASYATTKGGLLSFTKSMALEGARYGITVNAIIPGIIATEAFKMGNPKMNERMIQRTAFKRPGEPEDVANAITFLASDKAKYITGIGLYVSGGIELFTF; encoded by the coding sequence ATGTCATCTTGGGCGGAACTGTTGAAAGGAAAGGTAGCGGTTGTCACCGGGGCGTCAAGGGGGCTGGGACGTGCGGACGCGCTCGCGCTGGCGGAAGCCGGTGCGGACGTCGTGATCACCGATATCCTGATTGAATCGGATGAGAGCATCAAAGAGGAAGCAAAGAAGTACGGGCCCATCGCGCAAGTGATGCAAAGCACGAAAGTGGTGTACGCAGAAAAAACCGCGCAAGAGATACAAGCCATGGGACGGCGTTCCTTTGCGATCAAAATGGATGTCACCAATCGCGAGCAGGTCAAAGAAGTGATGGCCAGAGTGAAAGAAGAATTCGGGCGCATCGACATTCTGGTGAACAACGCCGGGACGCTCGATCACGTTTCGCAGATTGAAAAACAGAATGACGATCTTTGGGAACGCGATTTGCGAGTCAATTTGACCGGCACCTACAACTGCACGAAAGCGGTGTGGCCGTACATGAAGGAGCAAGGGTGGGGCCGGATTATCAACATGGCTTCGATTGTAGGAACGATCGGGGGATTTGGTCAGGCCAGCTATGCCACAACAAAAGGCGGATTGCTCAGCTTCACGAAAAGCATGGCTCTCGAAGGAGCCAGGTACGGCATTACGGTCAATGCCATTATTCCCGGGATCATTGCCACGGAAGCGTTCAAGATGGGCAATCCGAAGATGAACGAGCGGATGATCCAACGAACAGCTTTTAAACGGCCCGGCGAACCGGAAGATGTCGCCAACGCGATCACCTTTCTTGCATCGGACAAAGCCAAGTACATCACTGGCATCGGCCTGTACGTTTCCGGCGGCATTGAACTGTTTACTTTTTAA
- a CDS encoding acetyl-CoA acetyltransferase: MTQAVIVDAIRTAIGRKNGTLAKMHPVDLLVPVLQELVRRNGIEAGDVEDVVTGCVTMTGEQGGNIGRMAALAAGFPVEVPAFSMNRMCGSSQQAIHSAAQAIIAGDVDIAIACGVESMTRVPMGSDMGKFSKHLTDRYSIVPQGISAEMIARRWNLSREELDAFSLESHRRAAAAADSGQFKREILPIEIKTEDGSRTFDQDEGIRRDTSMEKLAALKPSFQPRDGVVTAGNSSQVSDGAAGLLLMSDKKAKELGLAPRARIVARAVVGVDPVIMLTGIIPATKKVLNKAGLRLHQMDVIEVNEAFASVVKAWERELEPDMSKVNPRGGAIALGHPLGASGARIMTTLLHELEDTGGRYGLQVMCIGFGMATATVIERL; the protein is encoded by the coding sequence ATGACACAAGCCGTCATCGTGGACGCCATACGAACAGCCATCGGCCGTAAAAACGGGACGCTGGCGAAGATGCACCCTGTGGATTTGCTGGTGCCTGTCCTTCAAGAGTTGGTCAGGCGAAACGGCATTGAAGCGGGGGATGTGGAGGATGTGGTGACCGGGTGTGTCACCATGACAGGGGAGCAAGGCGGCAACATCGGCCGCATGGCGGCGCTGGCGGCCGGATTTCCGGTAGAGGTGCCGGCGTTTTCCATGAACCGCATGTGCGGGTCCAGCCAACAGGCGATTCACTCTGCGGCACAGGCCATTATCGCCGGAGACGTGGACATCGCCATCGCCTGTGGCGTTGAGAGCATGACCAGAGTACCGATGGGCAGTGATATGGGGAAATTCAGCAAACACTTGACCGATCGATACAGCATTGTCCCGCAAGGCATTTCCGCTGAAATGATTGCCAGACGATGGAACCTGTCCCGCGAGGAATTGGATGCGTTTTCGCTCGAAAGCCACCGGCGTGCCGCAGCCGCTGCCGACAGCGGGCAATTTAAAAGGGAAATCCTTCCGATCGAGATAAAAACGGAGGACGGCAGTCGCACGTTCGATCAAGATGAAGGCATCCGCAGGGACACCTCGATGGAAAAGCTGGCCGCCTTGAAACCTTCCTTTCAACCGCGGGACGGTGTTGTGACCGCGGGCAATTCGAGCCAAGTGAGTGACGGCGCAGCCGGTTTGCTGCTGATGTCGGACAAAAAGGCGAAGGAACTGGGGCTCGCACCGCGGGCGCGGATTGTCGCACGGGCCGTTGTCGGCGTCGATCCGGTGATCATGTTGACCGGCATCATTCCGGCGACGAAAAAGGTGCTGAATAAGGCGGGTTTGCGCCTGCACCAGATGGATGTCATCGAGGTGAACGAAGCGTTCGCTTCCGTGGTGAAAGCATGGGAACGTGAATTGGAACCGGATATGAGCAAGGTGAACCCGCGCGGGGGCGCGATCGCGCTCGGGCATCCCCTGGGGGCCAGTGGCGCGAGGATCATGACGACATTGCTTCATGAGCTGGAGGATACAGGCGGGAGATACGGGCTTCAAGTGATGTGCATCGGTTTTGGCATGGCGACGGCCACCGTCATTGAGCGGCTGTAA
- a CDS encoding thioesterase, which yields MTQAQPPRFEPQTPDFAERVKESFTRQRVMHLIGAELSEVQPGLVKIRLPFREDLTQQHGFLHAGVITTIVDSACGYAAFSLMPAGASVLTVEYKLNLLAPAKGEWFLAKGVVIKPGRTVTVCEGEVYAMNGSEEDNPPKLIATMSATMITLLDRPGVTPG from the coding sequence ATGACCCAAGCACAGCCGCCGCGTTTTGAGCCGCAAACGCCGGATTTCGCCGAGCGGGTGAAGGAAAGCTTCACTCGCCAGCGCGTCATGCACCTGATCGGCGCAGAACTGTCCGAGGTCCAGCCGGGGCTGGTCAAGATCCGGCTCCCCTTTCGCGAGGATCTGACGCAGCAGCACGGCTTTCTTCATGCAGGCGTGATTACCACCATTGTCGATTCTGCCTGCGGGTATGCTGCCTTCAGCCTGATGCCGGCAGGCGCCTCCGTCCTCACGGTGGAATACAAGCTGAATCTCCTGGCACCCGCCAAGGGGGAGTGGTTTCTCGCCAAGGGCGTTGTGATCAAGCCGGGCAGAACCGTGACCGTGTGTGAAGGGGAAGTGTATGCGATGAACGGAAGTGAAGAGGATAACCCGCCAAAGCTGATTGCCACCATGTCGGCCACGATGATCACCTTGCTCGACCGGCCCGGTGTGACGCCGGGATAA
- a CDS encoding ABC transporter, which yields MQGPITEEQRIQLDAARSEIEKEKAAITLARRRRKIISVLAKHGLLYLLKDAALWKLFGKRKRTKSEEERLRQIGERMRLAFEELGPTFIKLGQVLVTRQDMLPDPVTLELAKLLDQVPPIEFRKIQAVIEEELPEGLETFAWIDTAPLGSASLAQVYKAGLKDGRTVALKVVRPTVEKLFQTDITVIKKMVTKLQKRLPPELSAAVDMNTMVADYYSSAMDELDMREEARKCMEMQKYRNITEYVDVPEVYGATKNLLLMEYIDGWHIKDFPVDFLAFEERVKIMVDLIHLYVQTMLDGHYYADAHGSNIIIDKHRKKAVIIDWGMTGRMDSIVAQNLMRFIMHAQLNQIDDAVDILTEVNVPTIYTDIVKLKDELKTLVLHYVDSYQGHKRYNYGRLVMEAIRISMKNYCRIPSGLALWAKGFSATEGVARWLCPEISYGKVVETYEIPILKSMLSKRFDYRANASLLVETSRLFTTFPRRANKIMEHLADNKLRLNIQVQSDTVTRNTLNQIVNRVVLGLITVAVILTTGFVIASVPDGTFLGLDKVTIANIGLIASVALIMFSLWRLFRTKKQRARF from the coding sequence ATTCAGGGACCCATTACGGAGGAACAAAGAATCCAGTTGGATGCTGCCCGGAGCGAAATTGAAAAAGAAAAAGCAGCGATCACCCTCGCCAGACGGCGCAGGAAAATCATTTCCGTGCTTGCAAAGCACGGATTGTTGTACTTATTGAAAGACGCCGCGTTGTGGAAGCTGTTCGGGAAACGAAAGCGGACCAAGTCGGAAGAGGAGCGGTTGAGGCAGATCGGGGAACGGATGCGTCTTGCTTTTGAGGAACTCGGGCCGACGTTCATTAAACTGGGCCAAGTGCTGGTGACGCGGCAGGATATGTTGCCGGATCCGGTCACGTTGGAATTGGCGAAGCTGTTGGACCAGGTTCCTCCGATCGAATTCCGCAAAATTCAAGCCGTCATTGAAGAGGAGCTCCCTGAAGGACTGGAGACGTTTGCATGGATCGACACCGCCCCATTGGGGTCCGCTTCACTGGCGCAAGTATATAAGGCCGGCCTCAAAGACGGCCGGACCGTTGCGCTCAAAGTGGTGCGTCCGACCGTGGAGAAACTGTTCCAGACGGATATCACGGTCATTAAAAAGATGGTTACGAAATTGCAAAAACGCCTGCCGCCTGAACTGTCGGCCGCAGTGGATATGAACACGATGGTCGCAGATTATTACAGCAGCGCCATGGATGAGTTGGACATGCGGGAAGAGGCCAGGAAATGCATGGAAATGCAAAAGTACCGCAACATCACGGAATATGTTGACGTTCCCGAAGTTTACGGCGCGACGAAAAATCTCCTGCTCATGGAATACATTGATGGCTGGCATATCAAGGATTTTCCGGTTGATTTTTTGGCGTTTGAAGAACGGGTCAAGATCATGGTGGATCTGATCCATCTGTACGTGCAAACGATGCTGGATGGGCATTATTACGCCGATGCACACGGGTCGAACATCATCATCGATAAACACAGAAAAAAGGCGGTCATCATTGATTGGGGCATGACAGGCCGGATGGACAGCATCGTGGCACAAAATTTGATGCGGTTCATCATGCATGCCCAATTGAATCAAATCGACGATGCGGTCGACATCCTTACGGAAGTCAACGTGCCCACGATTTATACCGATATTGTGAAGCTGAAAGATGAGTTGAAAACGCTGGTTCTCCATTATGTCGATTCATATCAGGGCCATAAACGCTACAACTACGGACGGCTGGTGATGGAAGCGATCCGGATCAGCATGAAAAACTATTGCAGGATTCCCAGCGGGCTGGCGCTTTGGGCCAAAGGGTTTTCGGCCACGGAAGGAGTGGCCCGCTGGCTTTGCCCGGAGATCTCGTACGGGAAAGTGGTCGAGACGTATGAGATTCCGATTTTGAAGAGCATGTTAAGCAAGCGCTTCGACTACCGGGCCAACGCCAGCCTGTTGGTGGAAACGTCGCGACTGTTCACGACCTTTCCGCGCCGTGCCAATAAAATTATGGAGCACCTGGCAGACAACAAATTGCGTTTGAATATCCAAGTCCAATCAGATACGGTGACTCGCAATACCTTGAACCAAATCGTCAACCGTGTGGTGCTGGGCCTGATTACGGTGGCCGTGATTCTTACGACCGGTTTTGTGATCGCAAGCGTCCCGGACGGGACCTTTTTGGGATTGGATAAGGTGACAATTGCCAATATCGGGTTGATCGCTTCGGTGGCGCTGATCATGTTTTCGCTGTGGCGCCTGTTCCGCACGAAAAAACAACGAGCCCGATTTTGA
- a CDS encoding methyltransferase, giving the protein MSQAEKSRVQRQFGQNAQKYRDEPLFAAGEDLGHMIEAAQPGGEERLLDVGTGAGHTALAFAPHVSQCIGLDLTEEMVQIATQLADKRGIRNVAFQTGDAEALPFPDASFDLVTCRLAAHHFPNPAQALREASRVLKPGGRLLLLDHYAPEDPELDLFINEVDRTRDPSHVREYTLDEWERFFLQAGLTCQTILRPDLELDFEKWVERAQTPPEGRTRLIHMMQTASPSCKETFSIRLDAQGQPLSFCLKTALFVGKKATHH; this is encoded by the coding sequence ATGTCACAAGCGGAAAAATCACGCGTTCAGCGGCAATTTGGCCAAAATGCCCAAAAATACAGGGATGAACCGCTCTTTGCCGCAGGCGAGGATCTCGGCCACATGATTGAGGCGGCACAGCCGGGAGGCGAGGAACGCCTGCTGGATGTCGGCACAGGCGCCGGACACACCGCCTTGGCCTTCGCGCCACATGTCAGCCAGTGCATCGGCCTTGACCTGACAGAAGAAATGGTGCAAATCGCCACCCAACTGGCCGACAAACGCGGCATCCGGAACGTTGCCTTTCAGACAGGCGATGCCGAAGCGCTGCCTTTTCCCGACGCCTCCTTTGACCTGGTCACCTGCCGGCTGGCCGCCCATCACTTTCCCAACCCGGCTCAAGCTTTGCGAGAAGCGTCTCGCGTGCTGAAACCGGGCGGACGCCTGCTGCTGCTTGATCACTACGCTCCGGAAGATCCGGAACTGGATCTGTTCATTAACGAAGTAGACCGCACACGGGACCCGTCACACGTCAGGGAATACACCCTGGATGAATGGGAGCGGTTTTTCCTCCAGGCCGGTTTGACCTGCCAGACCATCCTGCGCCCGGACCTGGAACTGGACTTTGAAAAATGGGTGGAGCGGGCGCAAACCCCGCCTGAAGGGCGCACACGACTCATCCACATGATGCAGACCGCCTCGCCCAGCTGCAAGGAAACCTTTTCCATCCGCCTGGACGCACAAGGACAACCGCTCTCCTTTTGTCTGAAGACAGCGCTTTTCGTCGGAAAGAAGGCCACTCACCACTAA
- a CDS encoding iron ABC transporter, which produces MKRLLNSWTTVSLIGVTVVLLPNLYILFHLFQPPGENWQHVKQYLLKDYILESLGLVVFTGLFTVLIGVTLAWLVAAYDFPLRRFFRWGFVLPLAIPPYIAAYTYSTMLSYTGVVQSTLRNQWGIVLDQKYFDLMSMKGAVFIFTMFLFPYVFLITRTFLERQSASLVENARLLGKNTVQIFFQVVLPVSRAAIVGGLSLVIFEVLNDYGVSSYFGLQTFTTAIFKTWFGMYDVDSAIRLAAWLMSAMIGLLIIERLLRQRQRFAVAGGRTRPLAPKKLRGLPAWAAVFFCLLIFALSFAIPVMQLIVWATWTYADVLNGSFWRIVYQTLSVSFIATIFIMFFAVVVANVCRLRPAWWTHVLARMIAMGYSIPGAVVAIGVLAVFIALDQSLGWLYAWLGWGESKLVLSLSLVMLIVAYVIRFLAIGLHPVEAGFEKVGTKYHEASRLLGLGMTSTFVKVDLPLIRGALLSGFILSFVEIVKELPLTLLLRPFDLETLATKTYQYASDERIMEASIPSLLIIGISMISVWILSIRGEEER; this is translated from the coding sequence ATGAAGAGGCTTTTGAACAGCTGGACAACCGTCAGCCTGATCGGGGTGACGGTTGTCTTGTTGCCGAATTTGTACATATTATTCCATTTGTTTCAACCTCCCGGCGAAAACTGGCAACACGTCAAGCAATATCTGTTGAAGGATTATATCTTGGAGTCGCTGGGGCTGGTTGTGTTTACCGGGCTGTTCACCGTACTGATTGGGGTGACACTGGCCTGGTTGGTTGCCGCGTATGATTTTCCATTGCGGCGTTTTTTTCGCTGGGGATTTGTCTTGCCGCTGGCGATCCCGCCCTACATCGCTGCCTATACCTACAGTACGATGTTGAGTTATACCGGCGTGGTGCAGAGCACGCTGCGGAACCAGTGGGGCATCGTCCTGGATCAGAAGTATTTTGACCTGATGTCGATGAAGGGCGCTGTTTTTATCTTTACGATGTTTCTGTTTCCTTATGTGTTCCTGATCACGCGGACCTTTCTGGAACGGCAAAGCGCTTCTTTGGTGGAAAATGCCCGGCTGTTGGGAAAGAACACCGTTCAGATCTTTTTTCAGGTGGTGTTGCCCGTCTCGCGTGCGGCCATTGTCGGCGGCCTCAGCCTGGTCATTTTTGAAGTGCTGAACGATTACGGCGTGAGCAGTTATTTTGGCCTGCAAACCTTTACAACTGCCATTTTCAAGACCTGGTTCGGAATGTATGACGTGGATTCGGCGATTCGCCTGGCGGCTTGGTTGATGAGCGCGATGATCGGATTGTTGATCATCGAGCGGCTGCTCAGGCAACGGCAGCGGTTTGCTGTTGCCGGCGGCAGAACCAGACCGCTGGCCCCCAAAAAGTTGCGCGGTTTGCCGGCGTGGGCCGCCGTTTTCTTTTGTCTCTTGATTTTTGCGCTGTCATTCGCCATTCCGGTGATGCAGCTCATCGTCTGGGCCACGTGGACCTATGCCGACGTGCTGAACGGGTCTTTTTGGCGGATCGTCTATCAGACGCTGTCGGTTTCGTTCATCGCCACGATTTTCATCATGTTTTTCGCGGTGGTGGTGGCCAATGTCTGCCGGTTGCGGCCTGCTTGGTGGACGCATGTGCTGGCCCGGATGATCGCGATGGGATATTCCATTCCGGGTGCTGTGGTGGCGATTGGTGTTTTGGCGGTGTTTATCGCTTTGGATCAAAGCCTGGGATGGCTCTATGCCTGGCTTGGCTGGGGAGAATCCAAGCTGGTGCTCAGCCTTTCGCTGGTGATGCTGATCGTGGCTTATGTCATCCGGTTTCTGGCGATTGGGCTGCATCCGGTGGAAGCCGGGTTTGAAAAGGTGGGAACCAAGTATCATGAGGCTTCCCGTCTGCTCGGACTGGGCATGACCTCCACCTTCGTGAAGGTGGATCTGCCGCTCATCAGGGGAGCGCTTTTGAGCGGGTTTATCCTCTCGTTTGTGGAGATCGTCAAGGAGTTGCCGTTGACGCTGTTGTTGCGGCCGTTTGACTTGGAAACGCTGGCGACGAAAACGTACCAGTATGCCAGTGATGAACGAATTATGGAAGCCTCCATCCCGTCTTTGCTGATCATCGGCATCAGCATGATTTCGGTCTGGATTTTATCAATCAGGGGAGAAGAGGAACGATGA
- a CDS encoding ribonucleotide-diphosphate reductase subunit beta, with product MIHVKFQTVVDQINWDAPMYRLYEKAKRNGKWNPADIDFRQDQEDFQKMSADDKMTAVALVSSFSAGEEAVTLDILPMIQAMARQGRLEDTLFLTTFLHDEAKHTEMFSRWQAAVGVGHMDLSVFHSDSYKRIFYEELPRAMDRLHTDDSPEAVIRAAAVYNLIVEGTLAETGYYAFRQIFKRAGLLPGILEGIDYLNLDEGRHIQFGIYTIQRLIAGNDSVYQAFVRYMEELWPHAFGVVEYLTSLAAEQRKQKWTNTSLVIDPDLMKDYANKQYHIRMSKIERARKYENAAQLDAVMDIDEESA from the coding sequence ATGATTCACGTGAAATTTCAAACCGTCGTCGATCAAATCAATTGGGACGCGCCCATGTACCGGTTGTATGAGAAGGCGAAAAGGAACGGGAAATGGAATCCGGCGGACATTGATTTTCGCCAGGATCAGGAAGATTTTCAAAAAATGAGTGCCGATGACAAGATGACCGCCGTCGCGCTGGTTTCCTCTTTTTCGGCTGGGGAGGAAGCGGTGACCCTGGACATTTTGCCCATGATTCAGGCGATGGCACGGCAGGGGCGGCTGGAAGACACGCTGTTTTTGACCACGTTTTTGCACGATGAGGCCAAACACACCGAAATGTTTTCCCGCTGGCAAGCGGCCGTCGGTGTCGGGCATATGGATCTTTCCGTTTTTCACAGCGACAGCTACAAACGAATCTTTTACGAAGAGCTGCCAAGGGCCATGGATCGGCTGCACACAGACGATTCCCCGGAGGCCGTGATCCGGGCGGCGGCGGTGTATAACCTGATTGTCGAAGGGACGCTTGCGGAAACGGGGTACTATGCCTTCCGGCAAATCTTCAAGAGAGCGGGCCTGCTGCCGGGGATTTTAGAAGGGATCGACTATTTGAATCTGGATGAGGGGCGCCATATTCAATTCGGCATCTATACGATTCAGCGGCTGATTGCCGGAAATGACAGCGTCTATCAAGCTTTTGTCCGTTATATGGAGGAGTTGTGGCCCCACGCCTTCGGTGTCGTGGAATATTTAACTTCCTTGGCCGCGGAACAACGGAAACAGAAGTGGACAAACACCTCATTGGTCATTGATCCGGATTTGATGAAAGATTACGCGAACAAACAGTATCACATCCGCATGAGCAAAATCGAGCGGGCCAGAAAATATGAGAATGCGGCTCAACTGGATGCGGTCATGGACATCGATGAGGAATCAGCATAG
- a CDS encoding sterol-binding protein, with amino-acid sequence MTNANKPSMKEVFQMIHAALQTNPAATEGASGVYQFNLTGDDGGTYQIIIDDQGARAVEGTEKEADCILAMDAEDYRQLIAGSLNATEAFMSGRLTIQGDLGVALKLQGLLSSFSF; translated from the coding sequence ATGACCAACGCCAACAAGCCAAGCATGAAAGAGGTTTTTCAAATGATCCATGCCGCGCTGCAAACCAACCCTGCCGCCACCGAGGGGGCAAGCGGCGTATACCAGTTTAACCTGACGGGCGACGACGGCGGGACTTATCAGATCATCATCGACGACCAAGGCGCCCGGGCGGTGGAAGGGACGGAAAAGGAAGCGGATTGCATCCTGGCAATGGACGCGGAAGATTACCGGCAATTGATCGCGGGATCGCTCAATGCGACGGAAGCGTTCATGAGCGGCCGGCTGACCATTCAGGGGGATCTGGGAGTGGCGCTGAAATTGCAAGGGCTGCTGAGTTCATTTTCATTTTAA
- a CDS encoding Fe(3+) ABC transporter substrate-binding protein produces MMNRRIIGLFLSGIMVMALLAGCGAGQPAEQQQADQGSSEQHAAKQQDQVVNVYTARHYEIDDELFQMFTQQTGIKVNTVKGKEEELIERIKREGENTAADLFFTVDGGVLNEAKKNGILQPVESAVVDQNVPQQLRDRDNHWIGVSTRARVIVYAKDRVKPEEISTYEDLTSDKWKGKVLVRSSTSRYNQSLLASFIELYGEQKAEEWARGIVQNMARQPEGGDRDQAKAIAAGVGDVAIMNTYYLGLMLHSKDPEEVKVAEQLGVIFPNQKTTGTHINISGIGLTKHSKNKDNAIKLIEFLTSEEAQSKLSQANFEFPVNPKAEMPELLKSWGEFKAQQIDFAKLGEHNRKAIEIFQKVGWK; encoded by the coding sequence GTGATGAACAGGCGAATCATCGGCTTGTTCCTGAGCGGTATCATGGTGATGGCGCTGCTGGCCGGATGCGGCGCTGGCCAGCCCGCAGAACAGCAGCAGGCGGATCAGGGTTCATCCGAGCAGCATGCGGCCAAGCAGCAGGACCAGGTGGTCAATGTATACACCGCACGGCATTATGAAATCGACGATGAACTGTTTCAGATGTTTACCCAGCAGACGGGGATCAAGGTGAACACGGTCAAGGGCAAAGAAGAGGAGCTGATTGAACGGATCAAGCGGGAAGGAGAAAACACGGCGGCCGACCTCTTTTTTACCGTGGACGGGGGCGTGTTGAACGAAGCCAAGAAGAATGGCATCCTGCAGCCGGTGGAGTCGGCGGTTGTCGATCAGAATGTGCCCCAACAGTTGCGGGATCGGGACAATCACTGGATTGGCGTCTCGACACGGGCCCGTGTCATCGTTTATGCCAAGGATCGCGTCAAGCCGGAGGAGATTTCCACCTATGAAGATTTGACGAGCGACAAATGGAAGGGCAAGGTGTTGGTGCGTTCGTCAACCAGCCGGTACAACCAGTCACTGCTGGCTTCCTTTATCGAGCTTTATGGCGAGCAAAAAGCGGAGGAATGGGCGCGCGGCATTGTCCAGAACATGGCTCGCCAGCCGGAAGGCGGTGACCGCGACCAGGCGAAGGCGATTGCCGCCGGTGTGGGTGATGTGGCCATCATGAACACCTATTACCTCGGCCTGATGCTGCACTCCAAGGATCCGGAAGAGGTGAAGGTGGCGGAGCAGCTGGGTGTGATCTTCCCGAACCAGAAGACGACCGGTACGCACATCAACATCAGCGGCATCGGCTTGACGAAACACAGCAAAAACAAGGATAATGCGATTAAACTGATCGAGTTCCTCACCAGTGAAGAAGCACAGAGCAAGTTGTCGCAGGCCAACTTCGAATTTCCGGTCAATCCAAAGGCTGAGATGCCGGAGCTTCTGAAGTCCTGGGGTGAATTCAAGGCGCAGCAGATTGATTTTGCGAAGCTGGGCGAGCATAACCGGAAGGCGATTGAGATCTTCCAAAAAGTGGGCTGGAAATGA
- a CDS encoding cytoplasmic protein, producing the protein MEYSQSMKNRLRRIEGQIRGILKMMDEGKSCKEVVSQMSAVRNALDRAIGVVVSTNLEACIRREITKGEDTSGAIKEAVDLLVRSR; encoded by the coding sequence ATGGAGTACTCACAATCGATGAAGAACCGTCTGCGACGGATTGAAGGCCAAATCCGGGGCATCCTGAAAATGATGGATGAGGGCAAATCCTGCAAAGAGGTTGTCAGCCAGATGTCGGCTGTCAGAAACGCGCTGGATCGGGCGATCGGGGTCGTGGTCAGCACAAACCTGGAGGCCTGCATTCGTCGAGAAATCACCAAGGGAGAAGATACCTCGGGAGCGATCAAGGAAGCGGTCGACCTGCTCGTCCGGAGCCGATAA